AACGCGTACCGAAGAGGTATTGACCGGCTAAGTCCGCGGCAAGTACTAAGAGGGCTCCGACCAATCCTGATGGCACTATGAGGTTCGCGCCGGGCCTGAATATCCGAATCGCGATGGGGCCTGCCATGAATGCGACAAATGAGATTGGTCCGGTTGCGGATGTCGCCACTGCGATGAGCATGACGGCTCCGACAACTAGAGCCCCACGAAGCAAGTTCACGCGCAGTCCGAGTGAGGTGGCAACGTCGTCTCCAAGCTCCAAGATTGATAGCTTATGCGCGCCAATCAATAGCAACGGCGTCACGGCTAGAACCGTAATAACTAGCGGAAATCCGCGCTCCCAGGACATGTTATTCAACGACCCAGTCAACCAGCGTGTTGCCGTCGGCAGGTCCCACGCGGAAGCCTTCGACAGTACGTAGGTGGTCCACGCCTGCAACATCGCGGCAATGCCAATTCCCGTTAGAATCAGGCGGGTGCCAGTAAACCCCGATTTCAACGCCAGCAGGTAGGTCAGCGCAGCCACGCCTAACGACACCATTAGCGCCACCGTTGACACGGCCGCCTGAGAGGCATGAAATAGCACAATCATGGTCGAGCCGGCAGCGGCCGCACCAGCGGAAATACCGATAATGTCCGGTGAAGCTAACTGGTTTCGGAGCATCGTTTGGAAGATGATTCCTGATACGCCAAATGCAAAGCCGGCGACAATTGCAATCGTGGCGCGTGGTAGACGTAGTTCGCCCACTGCGAAGGATGCACCGGGAACAGTGTCACCCTTGATGACGCTGACGACGTCGGCAAGGGTATAGAAAGAATCTCCAAACATGAGACTCAGCATCCACAGCGCGGCCGTAACCGTTGCAAGAACCACTAATGTGAGCGTAAAACGAATTCGGGCTCTGCCACGTTGTTCTTGGATAGAGTTCGCTAGTTCGCTGACCCTATTCCGGGGGCACATGTCGGGAACGAGGTGTGTCATAGGTCCCGCATCCTTGTCTGTCGCACGATCCAAATAAACAGTGGGGCTCCGATGAGAGGCATGATGATGCCGACTGCGATTTCGGATTGGTCACCGACGAGGCGCCCAACAGTGTCAGCAAGCGTGAGTAATACTGCTCCTGTCAGGGCGCTTGCTGGGATGAGAACGCGGTGGCCGGTCCCAAGGACCATCCGTAGAACGTGGGGGACGATGAGACCGACGAAAGCAATCGGGCCAGTGACGGCAGTGGTGGTTGCGCAGAGCAGCACCGCCCCGAGTGTTGCCAGGACTCGCGTACGGGTTAAGTTGATGCCGAGGCTGGTGGCGACATCATCGCCAAGAGAGAGCGCGTTGAGCCCGCTGCTGGTTAAAGAGACGATGACGAATCCGAGACCAAGCAAAGGAAAGGCGATCTTCAGTGATTCCCACTGCGCACCGCTGACGGAGCCAATTTGCCAGTTGCGGAACGCGTCCATGACATCGGCTCGCGGCAACAGAATGGCACTGGTCAAGCTGGATAGGGCGGCGGCCGTGGCAGCTCCGGCAAGAGCTAGTTTGAGTGGAGTGGCTCCGCCGTGGCCGATTGATCCCACGCAGTAGACAAACACTGCAGCCGCGAATGCACCCATTGATGCAATCAGCATTGTCGGCATCGTGCGACTGATGTTGAAGAAGGTGATACCGATAACAACTGCTAATGAAGCGCCGGCAAGAACGCCGAATATTCCGGGGTCTGCGAGTGGGTTTCGAGTGACAGCTTGAAATGCTACGCCCGAGGTGGCCAGCGCTGCACCCGCGCACAGTGCTAGCACTGTGCGCGGGATGCGTGTCCATGCTGCTGCCTCTCCCGCGGTGTCGGTAGATCCACCTAAGGCGGAAAGCGCCTCGGTTAACGTAATACTGCGTACGCCAAACATCACCGAGACGACCACCGATATCAGTCCAAGTATCAGCAAAAAACCGAATACAGCTGACTTGGTGGTAATCGAAGGCCGGGGAACGGACTTTGCTGAAACAGCGTGGACAGAGGTTGGCACTGTTACTTCTTCAACCCTTCGTTAAGCGCTCCAAAGTAACGGTCGATGCCCCAAGGGATAGCGAGCGGTGAGGGGTTCGCGGAGGCTCCTAGTGGGCCATCTTCAAGGAAGGCAATGTTGCCGTTCTTCACCGCTGGAATCTTGGAAAGCAGTGGATCTGCCTGCATATCCTTGACCTTCTTTTCCTCCTCGGCTTTATCGCCCGAGGAGTAGGAGATGATGAGATCGACATCATCGAATTGCTCCGGGTTCTCAGTAGAGACTTCTACCCAGAAATTGTCGGCAGTCTTGGACTTTTCCTCGACGATCTTCGGCGCTGCAAGACCGTGGTCCATGAGGAATCCCATACGAGGATCTTCTGTGGAGTAGAAGCTAAGCTTGGATGGGTCTGAGCCGTTGCCGGGGGTGGCAAAGAGTGCCTTCTTACCCTTGAGGTTCGGGTATTTCTCAAGCGCGTCGGCGATAGTGGCATCCAGGTTCTCAGACAACTTCTTGCCTTCATCGGCCTTACCGATCGCCTTGGAGCTAATCAGAACCATGTCTTCCAATGATGTGCCCCATGCCATGTCTGGGTAGGCAATGACGGGTGCAATCTTGGAGAGTGTTTCGTAGTCCTCCTTCGAGATTCCGGAGTAAGTGGCAAGAATAATGTCGGGCTTTGTTTCTGCGACTTGTTCAAACGGAATGCCGTCGGTTTCATCGAAGAGCACCGGCTTCTTGTCGCCGGAGTCTGCGCCGAGTTCCTTCAGCTTGTCTTCAACCCATGGAAGGATGCCATTGTCGTCATCGTCGCCGTAGGTGGCCTTGGTCATACCAACGGGTACCTGTCCCAGAGCAAGTGGGACTTCTTGGTTCGCCCAGCCGACACACGCAATTCGCTGCGGAGCCTCTTTGATAGGGGTCTCCCCGAACCGGTGTTTGATGGTTATAGGGAACTGCGTGGTGGAATCCGAGGCGCTGACGCTACTGGTGTTGTTTTCGCTACTCGCCTCGTTGCTTCCGCAGGCTGTCATAGTGAATGCAATAGCACCGCTGGCCACCGCGGCCGTCAGGGTTTTAAAGATTTTCTTCACGTCGGTCCTTTGTTGTGTGCGGAGAGTTTCGGTGGGTGCCTCCGAGTCCAGCAGTTCGCTGTACTTCGGAAAGAGTAACATAAGGTTAGGCTAACCTAATAAGAGAAGCAACGTCGGACTTAAATTGTCGATATGTGTTGAAGTGACCCTTAGAGGTGCTGCAAAGCACGCCCACGTCAGACCTTCACCGCACGAACAACAAGTCTGAGCCTGCCTGGCGAAGGTCGGGGCCACTGGCTGTTTCGCTGCAAACAGATAGGTTTAGATGGGGCCTCCGCCGAGGCCTCACAGTGGATCTACCTGGCTGCCTGCGGAAGGAGACGCTGAATGGGCAACGTTTCGGCGATGCTTGGTGTACTGTCCGGCTTCACAGCTATCTGGGTTGTGATCGTGGTCGGCTACATTGCCGGAAGGCTCAACGTCTTGGGCCCCGAAGGCCGCTACGTCCTCAGCCGGCTCACGTTCCTCATCGCAAACCCTGCCCTACTGTTCCAAACGATCGCGCGAGCCGACATCTCCGTGATCTTCGGGCCGCAAGTGTTCATCGCCGCGATCGGCGCGTTCACCGTCATGGCCCTCTACGTGCTCATCGCACGCCTAGCCCTCAAACGAAAATCCGCTGAACTCACCGTCGGCGCGCTCTCAGCCTCCCAGGTGAACGCCGCTAACCTCGGCATCCCCATCGCGATCTTCGTGCTCGGCGACGCAACCTATTCAGTCCCCGTCCTGTTGTTCCAGCTCGCGATCCTTCAACCGCTGTCCCTCATATTCCTCGACGTTCAAACCCAACGGGTCAGCGCCGGAATCCTCGGTGTGCTCAAAGGCATCGCAACCAACCCGCTGATCCTCGCTTCACTCGCCGGTGTCATCGTAGCCACCACCGGAGTGAGCATCCCACAAACCGTGATGAACCCCATCGAAATCATCGGCGGAGCCGCCGTCCCGGCGATGCTCATGGCGTTCGGCATCTCCCTCGTGGGTTCCAAGCCGCTCCAGCACGGCAGCGGCCGCCGGGTCGACGTCGTGCTCGTGCTCACCTTCAAACTCATCGTGCACCCGTTGATCGCGTGGCTCCTGGCCGCCGTCGTGTTCCAGCTCGATTCCGCCGGCATCTTCATGGCCGTGATCCTCGGCGTGCTCCCCACCGCCCAGAATGTTCAGACCACCGATTTAGTAACGCCATGGTGAGGATCGAGTAACGCCCGGGTGAGTATCCAGTAACACCCGGGCGTTTGGGGGGTGGGCGGGGTTAGTGGGTTAGGCGCATGTTGTCTCCTTCTAGTGTGATGATCTCGGCGCCGAAGGCGAGCCGGTTGAGGATC
The Pseudoglutamicibacter albus DNA segment above includes these coding regions:
- a CDS encoding iron-siderophore ABC transporter substrate-binding protein produces the protein MKKIFKTLTAAVASGAIAFTMTACGSNEASSENNTSSVSASDSTTQFPITIKHRFGETPIKEAPQRIACVGWANQEVPLALGQVPVGMTKATYGDDDDNGILPWVEDKLKELGADSGDKKPVLFDETDGIPFEQVAETKPDIILATYSGISKEDYETLSKIAPVIAYPDMAWGTSLEDMVLISSKAIGKADEGKKLSENLDATIADALEKYPNLKGKKALFATPGNGSDPSKLSFYSTEDPRMGFLMDHGLAAPKIVEEKSKTADNFWVEVSTENPEQFDDVDLIISYSSGDKAEEEKKVKDMQADPLLSKIPAVKNGNIAFLEDGPLGASANPSPLAIPWGIDRYFGALNEGLKK
- a CDS encoding AEC family transporter — translated: MGNVSAMLGVLSGFTAIWVVIVVGYIAGRLNVLGPEGRYVLSRLTFLIANPALLFQTIARADISVIFGPQVFIAAIGAFTVMALYVLIARLALKRKSAELTVGALSASQVNAANLGIPIAIFVLGDATYSVPVLLFQLAILQPLSLIFLDVQTQRVSAGILGVLKGIATNPLILASLAGVIVATTGVSIPQTVMNPIEIIGGAAVPAMLMAFGISLVGSKPLQHGSGRRVDVVLVLTFKLIVHPLIAWLLAAVVFQLDSAGIFMAVILGVLPTAQNVQTTDLVTPW
- a CDS encoding FecCD family ABC transporter permease, producing MVLATVTAALWMLSLMFGDSFYTLADVVSVIKGDTVPGASFAVGELRLPRATIAIVAGFAFGVSGIIFQTMLRNQLASPDIIGISAGAAAAGSTMIVLFHASQAAVSTVALMVSLGVAALTYLLALKSGFTGTRLILTGIGIAAMLQAWTTYVLSKASAWDLPTATRWLTGSLNNMSWERGFPLVITVLAVTPLLLIGAHKLSILELGDDVATSLGLRVNLLRGALVVGAVMLIAVATSATGPISFVAFMAGPIAIRIFRPGANLIVPSGLVGALLVLAADLAGQYLFGTRYPVGVITGAFGAPFLIYLLVRASR
- a CDS encoding FecCD family ABC transporter permease, which encodes MPTSVHAVSAKSVPRPSITTKSAVFGFLLILGLISVVVSVMFGVRSITLTEALSALGGSTDTAGEAAAWTRIPRTVLALCAGAALATSGVAFQAVTRNPLADPGIFGVLAGASLAVVIGITFFNISRTMPTMLIASMGAFAAAVFVYCVGSIGHGGATPLKLALAGAATAAALSSLTSAILLPRADVMDAFRNWQIGSVSGAQWESLKIAFPLLGLGFVIVSLTSSGLNALSLGDDVATSLGINLTRTRVLATLGAVLLCATTTAVTGPIAFVGLIVPHVLRMVLGTGHRVLIPASALTGAVLLTLADTVGRLVGDQSEIAVGIIMPLIGAPLFIWIVRQTRMRDL